From Nocardia sp. NBC_00416:
TATCGCGAGCAGGACCACGATTTTCGCGCCGTTGCCCTGATCGGGAGGGGAAATGATCTCGATTTTGCCGACCCAAAGCGCGGCCAGCCAGATGGCGAAGGCGGTACCGATCAACCGGAGCACAAGCTGCATATCGCCATGCTAAGCACACCGGAGCGCCGTACGCCGGATACAGCCGATTCCGGCTCGCCCGTGGAATTCGTTCCGTAGCGCCGGGCGTAGCCGGTTCGAGACGGATGCGGGCGAGCCGGAATCGGCCTCAGGCAGCCTTGTCGAGGAAGGTGTGCACCTCGCCACGCAGTCTGTTCAGCCCCGCGGGGCCGCCGAGCAGTTCGGTGGCGACCGGGCCCGGCGCCCGCAGGATGGCGAGCAGCACATGCCCGGATTCGATGGTCCGGTCCTTGCGCGCCAGTGCCTCGCGCAGCGACAGTTGGATCACCTTCTTGGCATCGGCGGTGAACGGGATATGCCCGAACCGGCCACCGCGGCGGCGGCCGCGCGGGCCGCGGGAGTCGTCCGGGGGCGCCGCACGGTCCAGCGCGTCGGCTCCGAAGTTCGCCTCCAGGCTTTCCCGTACCGCGTCCAGGTCGATGCCGATCGAGCGCAGCGCCTCGG
This genomic window contains:
- a CDS encoding Clp protease N-terminal domain-containing protein: MAVAAAHEQARELRSPEIRVEHLLLGLLEQGEPQLLTVLEKNGVTRERAFGALATASADEPLGPGDAEALRSIGIDLDAVRESLEANFGADALDRAAPPDDSRGPRGRRRGGRFGHIPFTADAKKVIQLSLREALARKDRTIESGHVLLAILRAPGPVATELLGGPAGLNRLRGEVHTFLDKAA